One segment of Eulemur rufifrons isolate Redbay chromosome 4, OSU_ERuf_1, whole genome shotgun sequence DNA contains the following:
- the LOC138382501 gene encoding olfactory receptor 2M4-like, protein MMWGNQTFNTVFILLGIFDHSPTHIFLFCLVLGIFSVAFMGNISMVLLIYLDPQLHTPLYFLLSHLSLMDLMLICTTVPKMAFNYLSGRKSIPLAGCGTQIFFYVSLLGAECFLLAVMAYDRYVAICHPLRYTILMNQKLYVLMTVASWILGSLDGIIVLAAALSFSYCSSLEIHHFFCDVAALLPLSCTDTSAFERLLFICCVVMLIFPVSVILVSYACVLRAVICMGSGESRHKAFITCSSHLSVVGLYYGAAMFMYMRPASTHMPDQDTMVSAFYAILTPMLNPLIYSLRNKEVSRVLQKLLRKGKFI, encoded by the coding sequence ATGATGTGGGGAAACCAGACCTTCAACACTGTCTTCATCCTGCTGGGAATCTTTGATCACAGCCCCACCCATATCTTCCTCTTCTGTCTGGTCCTGGGCATCTTCTCAGTGGCCTTCATGGGAAATATTTCCATGGTTCTTCTCATCTACCTGGACCCGCAGCTCCACACCCCCTTGTACTTCCTCCTCAGCCACCTGTCCCTCATGGACCTCATGCTCATCTGCACCACCGTACCCAAGATGGCCTTCAACTACTTGTCTGGCAGGAAATCCATCCCTCTGGCAGGTTGTGGAACCCAGATATTCTTCTATGTGTCCCTGCTTGGAGCGGAATGCTTCTTGTTGGCTGTCATGGCTTATGACCGCTATGTGGCTATATGTCACCCTCTCCGGTACACCATCCTCATGAATCAGAAACTCTATGTCCTCATGACTGTTGCCTCCTGGATCCTGGGCTCTCTTGATGGCATCATTGTGCTTGCAGCTGCCCTGTCATTCTCTTACTGCAGCTCTCTGGAAATTCATCACTTTTTCTGTGATGTTGCTGCCCTTTTACCTCTATCCTGCACAGACACGTCTGCATTTGAAAGACTGCTTTTCATCTGTTGTGTGGTGATGCTTATCTTCCCAGTCTCAGTCATCCTTGTCTCCTATGCCTGCGTCCTTCGAGCTGTCATCTGTATGGGCTCTGGGGAAAGTCGCCACAAAGCCTTCatcacctgctcctcccacctgtcTGTGGTCGGGCTCTACTATGGTGCCGCTATGTTCATGTACATGAGACCAGCCTCGACCCACATGCCAGACCAGGACACGATGGTGTCGGCCTTCTATGCCATCCTCACCCCCATGCTGAACCCGCTCATCTACAGCCTCCGCAACAAAGAGGTGTCCAGGGTACTTCAGAAGCTGTTGAGGAAAGGAAAGTTCATATAA